In Candidatus Eisenbacteria bacterium, a single window of DNA contains:
- a CDS encoding transglycosylase SLT domain-containing protein, with protein sequence MAGAAVKGRRRRARKRRRRATGPVWQIGLHGAGEALAILVTALIVVTMALGHVSARFAGDRLWSHLLPFAATVLAIGVAVALLLRGWLAARGWLAAHDPRAPLTVASGLALAAVVWTFHPAYRADVTSLRQAVGGSTEAQRTTLAHQVYAAYRRTEPKAWEHMLERSREVDAVVHEAADAFAVDAEVLMGIAGAESSFNPRDSADGGRGLFQITAPPAEAVAQVKRQLGVTELDVRDHRHNAYLAAATLRLYYDQMHGEPFLTLLAYNIGPRNGGLATIMRQYGAHDFVTVQPYLQNVPRDYPVRVLTAALAYRLWHDEGRLPRYEDGDNARHVQAVGIPGLSAEEALVGSR encoded by the coding sequence GTGGCGGGAGCGGCGGTGAAGGGACGGCGACGACGCGCGCGGAAGCGACGGCGTCGTGCGACGGGTCCCGTCTGGCAGATCGGCCTGCACGGGGCGGGCGAAGCGCTGGCGATCCTGGTGACCGCGCTCATCGTCGTCACCATGGCGCTGGGGCACGTGTCGGCGCGCTTCGCCGGCGATCGGCTGTGGTCGCATCTGCTGCCGTTCGCGGCCACCGTGCTCGCGATCGGGGTCGCGGTCGCCCTCCTGCTCCGCGGCTGGCTCGCGGCGCGAGGCTGGCTCGCCGCGCATGATCCCCGCGCGCCGCTCACCGTCGCGTCGGGGCTGGCGCTCGCCGCCGTCGTCTGGACGTTCCATCCCGCGTATCGCGCCGACGTGACGAGCCTGCGCCAGGCCGTCGGGGGCTCGACCGAAGCGCAGCGCACGACGCTCGCGCACCAGGTGTACGCCGCCTACCGCCGCACCGAGCCGAAGGCCTGGGAGCACATGCTCGAGCGCTCGCGCGAGGTCGACGCCGTGGTGCACGAGGCGGCCGATGCGTTCGCCGTCGACGCCGAGGTGCTGATGGGCATCGCCGGCGCGGAGTCGTCGTTCAATCCGCGCGACAGCGCCGACGGCGGTCGCGGGCTCTTCCAGATCACGGCGCCGCCCGCCGAGGCGGTGGCGCAGGTCAAACGGCAGCTCGGCGTGACCGAGCTCGACGTGCGCGACCATCGCCACAACGCCTATCTGGCGGCCGCGACCCTGCGGCTGTACTACGACCAGATGCACGGCGAGCCGTTCCTCACGCTGCTCGCGTACAACATCGGGCCGCGCAACGGCGGGCTCGCGACCATCATGCGCCAGTACGGCGCGCACGACTTCGTGACCGTGCAGCCCTACCTGCAGAACGTGCCGCGCGACTACCCGGTGCGGGTGCTCACCGCCGCCCTCGCCTACCGCCTCTGGCACGACGAGGGACGCCTGCCGCGCTACGAGGACGGCGACAACGCGCGCCACGTCCAGGCGGTCGGCATTCCGGGGCTCTCGGCCGAAGAGGCCCTGGTCGGATCGCGATGA
- a CDS encoding fatty acid desaturase family protein, giving the protein MGHHRTVNPERPAWREALSREEIKDLLAMRDVRSWGSVALNWGLVAVAFALVARWPNPLTVVVALLVIGARQLGFAVLMHEAAHRSLFKDRRTNDLVGNWLCAYPIWSDLSPYRPYHLQHHAKNWTDEDPDLGLANPFPITTASLRRKVWRDLSGQTGWKRLKATVRRDLGLSRGRVKRNFDAGLDAFHGVLITNAVLLAILTACGHPLLYLLWIGAWLTSYSLVMRIRSIAEHAMIPDPADEMNNTRTTVARWWERLLIAPNRVNYHLEHHLLPTVPHYNLPRMHRMLRERGILADACVATSYADVLRLAASRT; this is encoded by the coding sequence ATGGGTCATCATCGAACCGTGAACCCCGAGCGGCCGGCCTGGCGCGAGGCGCTCTCCCGCGAGGAGATCAAGGACCTCCTCGCCATGCGCGACGTGCGGAGCTGGGGGTCGGTCGCCCTCAACTGGGGGCTCGTCGCCGTGGCGTTCGCGCTGGTCGCGCGCTGGCCGAATCCGCTGACCGTCGTCGTCGCCCTGCTCGTCATCGGAGCACGGCAGCTCGGCTTCGCCGTCCTCATGCACGAGGCCGCGCATCGCTCGCTCTTCAAGGATCGCCGCACGAACGATCTCGTCGGCAACTGGCTGTGCGCATATCCGATCTGGAGCGATCTCTCCCCGTACCGGCCCTATCACCTGCAGCATCACGCGAAGAACTGGACGGACGAGGATCCCGACCTCGGGCTCGCGAACCCGTTCCCGATCACGACCGCGAGCCTGCGCCGCAAGGTGTGGCGCGACCTCTCCGGACAGACGGGCTGGAAGCGGCTCAAGGCGACCGTCCGCCGCGATCTCGGGCTCAGCCGCGGCCGCGTGAAGCGGAACTTCGACGCCGGCCTGGACGCGTTCCACGGCGTTCTCATCACGAACGCCGTCCTGCTCGCGATCCTCACCGCGTGCGGCCATCCCCTGCTCTACCTCCTGTGGATCGGCGCGTGGCTCACGAGCTACAGCCTCGTCATGCGGATCCGCTCGATCGCCGAGCACGCCATGATCCCCGATCCGGCCGACGAGATGAACAACACGCGCACGACCGTCGCGCGCTGGTGGGAGCGCCTGCTCATCGCGCCCAACCGCGTGAACTACCACCTGGAGCACCACCTGCTGCCGACCGTCCCGCACTACAACCTGCCGCGCATGCACCGCATGCTGCGCGAGCGCGGCATCCTCGCCGACGCGTGCGTGGCGACGAGCTACGCGGACGTCCTCCGGCTCGCGGCATCGCGAACGTAG
- the gloA gene encoding lactoylglutathione lyase, whose translation MRMLHTMLRVGNLERSLRFYCEVLGMRLLRRKDYPDGRFTLAFVGYGDEDRSTVIELTHNWDTERYDLGNAFGHVALGVEDIYTACADLRAKGAKIVREPGPMKHGGSEIAFVEDPDGYKIELIQLRGRQD comes from the coding sequence GTGCGCATGCTCCACACCATGCTGCGCGTGGGGAACCTGGAACGCTCCTTGCGCTTCTACTGCGAGGTGCTGGGGATGCGGCTCCTGCGCCGCAAGGACTACCCCGACGGCCGGTTCACCCTCGCCTTCGTCGGGTACGGCGACGAGGACCGGAGCACCGTGATCGAGCTCACCCACAACTGGGACACCGAGCGCTACGACCTGGGCAACGCGTTCGGGCACGTCGCCCTCGGGGTCGAGGACATCTACACGGCGTGTGCCGACCTGCGCGCCAAGGGCGCCAAGATCGTCCGCGAGCCGGGTCCGATGAAGCACGGCGGCTCGGAGATCGCGTTCGTCGAAGATCCGGACGGCTACAAGATCGAGCTCATCCAGCTCCGCGGGCGGCAGGATTGA
- a CDS encoding acyl-CoA dehydrogenase family protein, with amino-acid sequence MATDFFNDDMRLFIDHRVDWARHFRLKRGGDVDVAAEVDTYKTILQTTGDICAEIAAGAREHWHEEVGLQNGKVIRPPHIDAGYEKLRKAGLICLTLDPKYGGYALPAIVNCAYLEMVSRADTSLMTIIGLQAGVALDIEKYGSDEIKDRYLPKFVAGEYQGSMDLTEPQAGSDLGNIATKVRKEGERYFIDGEKIFITNGGSEIHLVLARDAATADQSKGTTNGLNLMLCPRVLPDGKVNGLRTSRVEKKMGIHGSPTCVIELDHAEAFLLGKPGQGFKAMLDLMNNARLGVAAQALGVAQGAYHEARAYAETRVQFGQPIIEQPLVKSMLTLMVINIQAARALLYHTSAIIDQADALKTYLESDRCKGDPDRARLQQELEHKLALIRFYTPLTKYFSTEISNNVTRAGIQVHGGIGYMAESPAGHYHSDSIITTIYEGTSEIQASFALKEMAKGALFTALDETRDELECLRAKFPELVQQVFDGMRFITEASTALMGDPQYALLNAKRVSDMVVDVVTSAELLLQAQYADVKIDVAGSFIRRHIPAVEMNARRIRGGDATRIKRYDRILGIAG; translated from the coding sequence ATGGCGACTGATTTCTTCAACGATGACATGCGCTTGTTCATCGACCACCGAGTCGATTGGGCGCGCCACTTCCGGCTGAAGCGCGGCGGCGACGTCGACGTCGCGGCCGAGGTCGACACCTACAAGACGATCCTCCAGACGACGGGCGACATCTGCGCCGAGATCGCCGCGGGGGCCCGCGAGCACTGGCACGAGGAGGTGGGGCTCCAGAACGGGAAGGTCATCCGGCCGCCGCACATCGACGCTGGCTACGAGAAGCTGCGGAAGGCGGGGCTCATCTGCCTCACGCTCGATCCCAAGTACGGCGGCTACGCGCTGCCGGCGATCGTCAACTGCGCGTATCTCGAGATGGTGTCGCGCGCCGACACGAGCCTCATGACCATCATCGGTCTCCAGGCCGGCGTCGCGCTCGACATCGAGAAGTACGGCAGCGACGAGATCAAGGACCGCTATCTGCCGAAGTTCGTCGCCGGCGAGTACCAGGGCTCGATGGACCTGACCGAGCCGCAGGCGGGATCGGACCTCGGCAACATCGCGACCAAGGTGCGCAAGGAAGGCGAGCGCTACTTCATCGACGGCGAGAAGATCTTCATCACGAACGGCGGCTCCGAGATCCACCTGGTGCTCGCCCGCGACGCGGCGACCGCCGACCAGTCGAAGGGCACGACCAACGGGCTCAACCTGATGCTCTGTCCGCGCGTCCTCCCCGACGGGAAGGTGAACGGCCTGCGGACGTCGCGCGTCGAGAAGAAGATGGGCATCCACGGCTCGCCCACCTGCGTGATCGAGCTCGACCACGCCGAGGCCTTCCTGCTCGGCAAGCCGGGCCAGGGCTTCAAGGCGATGCTCGACCTCATGAACAACGCGCGCCTCGGCGTCGCCGCGCAGGCGCTCGGCGTCGCGCAGGGCGCCTACCACGAGGCGCGCGCCTACGCCGAGACCCGCGTGCAGTTCGGGCAGCCGATCATCGAGCAGCCGCTCGTGAAGTCGATGCTGACCCTCATGGTGATCAACATCCAGGCCGCGCGGGCGCTGCTCTATCACACCTCGGCGATCATCGATCAGGCCGACGCGTTGAAGACCTACCTCGAGTCCGATCGCTGCAAGGGCGATCCGGATCGCGCCAGGCTCCAGCAGGAGCTCGAGCACAAGCTGGCGCTCATCCGCTTCTACACGCCGCTCACGAAGTACTTCTCGACCGAGATCTCGAACAACGTGACGCGCGCCGGCATCCAGGTGCACGGCGGCATCGGCTACATGGCCGAGTCGCCGGCGGGGCACTACCACTCGGACTCGATCATCACGACGATCTACGAGGGCACGTCCGAGATCCAGGCCAGCTTCGCGCTGAAGGAGATGGCCAAGGGTGCGCTCTTCACCGCCCTCGACGAGACGCGCGACGAGCTCGAGTGCCTGCGCGCGAAGTTCCCCGAGCTGGTGCAGCAGGTGTTCGACGGCATGCGCTTCATCACCGAGGCGTCGACCGCTCTCATGGGCGATCCGCAGTACGCCCTCCTCAACGCCAAGCGCGTCTCCGACATGGTCGTCGACGTCGTCACGAGCGCCGAGCTGCTGCTGCAGGCGCAGTACGCCGACGTGAAGATCGACGTCGCCGGCAGCTTCATCCGCCGGCACATCCCCGCCGTCGAGATGAACGCGCGCCGGATCCGCGGCGGCGATGCGACCCGCATCAAGCGCTACGACCGCATCCTCGGCATCGCCGGATGA
- a CDS encoding MFS transporter: protein MSQGELLRTRRFAPFFWTQFLGALNDNLFKNALVILFAFGAAESALSTDVLVNLAAGVFIFPFFVFSATSGQLADKLEKSRIIRAVKLLEIGIMCVGAIGFQLRSVPVLLVALFAMGVHSTLFGPVKYSILPQHLREDELVGGNALVEMGTFVAILVGTILGGVLVAIAGWGPIVVSVATIGTAVAGWLVSRGVPAASADDPSLRIRWNPVTETWRMVGFAREVHSVFLSILGISWFWFYGALFLAQFPGLGRDLLGGDEHVVTLLLTVFSIGIGLGCMLCERLSSGVIELGLVPFGSIGLTLFALDLAWATHLAAARTTPLDVAGFLASPRHWRVAADLLLIGVFGGFFIVPLLAFVQHRSEPRHRSRIIAANNIVSAFFMVVAAGVGIVLRTNGFTIPQLFLFTAIVNALVAIYIFTVIPEFLMRFIIWLLVHTVYRVEQRGLEHLPQSGPAVVVANHVSFVDALVIAAASRRPMRFVMDHAIFRLPILHFVFRTGRAIPIAPRKEDPARLERAYDEVAHALEEGDLVCIFPEGKLTTTGDMNPFRPGIERIVARTPVPVIPMALRGLWGSFFSRFGGAAMRRPFRRVWSRIEVVCGAPVAPELATAPALEAQVLALRGDWR from the coding sequence ATGAGCCAGGGAGAGCTGCTTCGCACGCGCCGGTTCGCGCCGTTCTTCTGGACGCAGTTCCTGGGCGCGCTCAACGACAACCTCTTCAAGAACGCGCTCGTCATCCTGTTCGCCTTCGGCGCCGCCGAGAGCGCGCTCTCGACCGACGTGCTCGTGAATCTCGCGGCGGGCGTGTTCATCTTCCCGTTCTTCGTGTTCTCCGCGACGTCGGGGCAGCTCGCCGACAAGCTCGAGAAGTCGCGCATCATCCGCGCCGTGAAGCTGCTCGAGATCGGCATCATGTGCGTGGGGGCGATCGGGTTCCAGCTCCGCAGCGTTCCCGTGCTGCTGGTCGCCCTGTTCGCCATGGGCGTCCACTCGACCCTCTTCGGGCCCGTCAAATACAGCATCCTACCGCAGCACCTGCGCGAGGACGAGCTCGTCGGCGGCAACGCCCTCGTCGAGATGGGCACGTTCGTCGCGATCCTCGTGGGGACGATCCTCGGCGGCGTGCTGGTCGCGATCGCCGGCTGGGGCCCGATCGTCGTCTCGGTCGCGACGATCGGGACCGCGGTCGCCGGCTGGCTCGTGAGCCGCGGCGTACCGGCCGCATCCGCCGACGATCCGTCGCTGCGCATCCGCTGGAACCCCGTCACCGAGACGTGGCGCATGGTCGGGTTCGCCCGCGAGGTGCACAGCGTCTTCCTGTCGATCCTCGGCATCTCGTGGTTCTGGTTCTACGGCGCGCTCTTCCTCGCCCAGTTCCCGGGGCTCGGGCGCGATCTCCTGGGCGGCGACGAGCACGTCGTGACGCTCCTCCTCACCGTCTTCTCGATCGGCATCGGCCTCGGCTGCATGCTGTGCGAGCGCCTGTCGTCGGGCGTCATCGAGCTGGGCCTGGTCCCCTTCGGATCGATCGGCTTGACGCTCTTCGCCCTCGACCTGGCGTGGGCGACCCACCTCGCCGCCGCCCGCACGACGCCGCTCGACGTCGCCGGGTTCCTCGCCAGCCCGCGCCACTGGCGGGTCGCCGCCGACCTCCTCCTGATCGGCGTCTTCGGCGGCTTCTTCATCGTACCGCTGCTCGCGTTCGTGCAGCATCGCAGCGAGCCGAGGCATCGCTCGCGCATCATCGCCGCCAACAACATCGTGAGCGCCTTCTTCATGGTCGTGGCGGCGGGCGTCGGGATCGTGCTGCGCACGAACGGCTTCACGATCCCGCAGCTCTTCCTGTTCACGGCGATCGTGAACGCGCTGGTGGCGATCTACATCTTCACCGTGATCCCCGAGTTCCTCATGCGCTTCATCATCTGGCTGCTCGTCCACACGGTCTATCGAGTCGAGCAGCGCGGCCTGGAGCACCTGCCACAGAGCGGCCCCGCCGTCGTGGTGGCGAACCACGTGAGCTTCGTCGACGCCCTCGTCATCGCGGCGGCGTCGCGCCGGCCGATGCGCTTCGTCATGGACCACGCGATCTTCAGGCTGCCGATCCTGCACTTCGTCTTCCGCACCGGGCGCGCAATCCCGATCGCCCCCCGCAAGGAGGACCCGGCGCGGCTCGAGCGGGCCTACGACGAGGTCGCACACGCGCTCGAGGAGGGCGACCTCGTGTGCATCTTCCCGGAGGGCAAGCTCACGACGACCGGCGACATGAATCCCTTCCGGCCGGGGATCGAGCGCATCGTCGCGCGCACGCCCGTGCCGGTGATCCCGATGGCCTTGCGTGGGCTCTGGGGCAGCTTCTTCAGCCGCTTCGGCGGTGCCGCCATGCGACGGCCCTTCCGCCGCGTCTGGTCGCGGATCGAGGTCGTGTGCGGCGCCCCCGTCGCCCCCGAGCTGGCGACGGCGCCGGCGCTGGAAGCGCAGGTGCTCGCGCTCCGCGGCGACTGGCGCTGA
- a CDS encoding dodecin family protein — MAESVYKVIELVGTSTESWEKAALAAVNRASKSLRDLRIAEVSELDMQLEGGKVRAYRAKVKVSFKYEGKG, encoded by the coding sequence ATGGCCGAGAGCGTATACAAGGTGATCGAGCTGGTGGGCACCAGCACCGAGTCGTGGGAGAAGGCTGCGTTGGCGGCCGTGAACCGTGCGTCGAAGTCGCTGCGCGATCTCCGCATCGCCGAGGTCTCCGAGCTCGACATGCAGCTCGAAGGCGGCAAGGTGCGCGCCTATCGCGCGAAGGTGAAGGTGTCGTTCAAGTACGAAGGCAAGGGCTGA
- the galK gene encoding galactokinase, whose protein sequence is MHDIFRARFGHEPAVVASAPGRVNLMGEHTDYNGGQVLPTAIPQRTTIALAPRRDRRAILHTALGDRSHAFGLGEETRRNAWSDYVEGCTWALGRGGFAIAGFEATIVSTVPAGSGLSSSAALEVGLLRALREAFALPLDDVALARLAHDAESIFVGARVGTMDQMAASLADERTALFLDSRTLAFERAAIPPSVELVVLDSGVRHAIAGGDYNARRAECEDAARRLGVSALCDLALADLDRLATLPTSLGRRVRHVVTEHARVRDAVTALRAGDAERLGQLFLASHASQRDDYQVSVPEVDCLVELGWEDPDVYGARLTGGGFGGAVVLLARPGTATRVAARVGAAYARAMGRTATALVPLTS, encoded by the coding sequence GTGCACGACATTTTCCGCGCGCGCTTCGGCCACGAGCCGGCGGTGGTCGCGAGCGCTCCCGGGCGCGTGAACCTCATGGGCGAGCACACCGACTACAACGGTGGCCAGGTGCTCCCGACGGCGATCCCGCAGCGGACCACGATCGCGCTCGCGCCGCGCCGCGATCGCCGGGCGATCCTCCACACGGCGCTGGGGGACCGATCGCACGCGTTCGGGCTGGGCGAGGAGACCCGGCGCAACGCCTGGAGCGACTACGTCGAGGGATGCACGTGGGCGCTCGGGCGCGGCGGGTTCGCGATCGCGGGGTTCGAGGCCACGATCGTCTCGACCGTGCCGGCCGGCAGCGGCCTTTCCTCGAGCGCCGCGCTCGAAGTGGGCCTGCTGCGCGCGCTGCGCGAGGCGTTCGCGCTTCCGCTCGACGACGTCGCGCTGGCGCGCCTCGCGCACGACGCCGAGTCGATCTTCGTGGGCGCGCGCGTCGGCACCATGGACCAGATGGCGGCGAGCCTCGCCGACGAGCGGACGGCGCTCTTCCTCGACAGCCGGACGCTCGCGTTCGAGCGGGCGGCGATCCCGCCGTCCGTCGAGCTCGTCGTGCTCGACTCGGGCGTCCGCCATGCGATCGCGGGCGGCGACTACAATGCACGCCGCGCCGAGTGCGAGGACGCGGCCCGCCGGCTGGGGGTGTCCGCGCTCTGCGACCTCGCGCTCGCCGATCTGGATCGGCTCGCGACGCTGCCGACGTCCCTCGGGCGGCGGGTCCGGCACGTCGTCACCGAGCACGCACGCGTGCGCGACGCCGTGACCGCGCTGCGCGCCGGCGACGCGGAACGACTGGGCCAGCTCTTCCTCGCGTCGCACGCTTCGCAGCGCGACGACTATCAGGTGTCGGTGCCCGAGGTGGACTGTCTGGTCGAGCTCGGCTGGGAGGATCCCGACGTCTACGGCGCGCGGCTCACCGGCGGCGGGTTCGGCGGCGCGGTCGTCCTGCTGGCGCGTCCGGGGACGGCCACGCGCGTCGCGGCGCGCGTCGGCGCGGCCTACGCGCGCGCCATGGGCCGGACGGCGACGGCGCTCGTACCGCTCACCAGCTGA
- the aat gene encoding leucyl/phenylalanyl-tRNA--protein transferase, translated as MPIVPPPSRWAFPPAEEAPSIGILGAGADLEPGTILAAYRAGIFPWPDQSGRLLWWSPDPRAIIPLSGFHASTSLRRLRRRGRYAVTRDTACADVIRGCATSHGPTWITPEMLAAYVRLHEMGWAHSVEVWRQGELVGGVYGVAMGGLFAAESMFHLARDASKVALAELVEHLRTRGFQLLDVQLATPHLRSLGAIEIPRAEYLALVEEARDLRVSW; from the coding sequence GTGCCGATCGTTCCCCCGCCGAGCCGCTGGGCGTTTCCGCCGGCCGAGGAGGCGCCGTCCATCGGCATCCTCGGCGCCGGCGCGGACCTCGAGCCCGGGACGATCCTCGCCGCGTACCGCGCCGGGATCTTCCCCTGGCCCGACCAGAGCGGGCGCCTCCTGTGGTGGTCGCCCGACCCGCGCGCGATCATTCCCCTCTCCGGCTTCCACGCCTCGACCAGCCTGCGCCGCCTGCGACGGCGCGGGCGCTACGCCGTCACGCGCGACACCGCGTGCGCCGACGTCATTCGTGGCTGCGCGACGTCGCACGGCCCCACCTGGATCACGCCCGAGATGCTCGCCGCCTACGTCCGCCTGCACGAGATGGGATGGGCGCACAGCGTCGAGGTGTGGCGGCAGGGCGAGCTCGTCGGCGGCGTGTACGGCGTCGCCATGGGCGGCCTGTTCGCGGCGGAGTCGATGTTCCACCTGGCGCGCGACGCCTCGAAGGTGGCGCTCGCCGAGCTGGTGGAGCATCTGCGCACCCGCGGCTTCCAGCTCCTCGACGTGCAGCTCGCCACGCCGCACCTCCGCTCGCTGGGCGCGATCGAGATCCCGCGCGCCGAGTACCTGGCGCTGGTCGAGGAAGCGCGCGACCTTCGCGTCAGCTGGTGA
- a CDS encoding acyl-CoA dehydrogenase family protein, which produces MIEWNESHVMIRDMIRRFIEAEIVPHLEELEHGDLPPYDILRKMMKTFGLDEAARMRFQSQIAAEKAGKKKERRADADGGHDPAMQVIPVIELCRYCPGMVTALGVSVGLAAQSVLSKGTIRQKERWALDLLTLDKVGAWAITEPGSGSDAFGGMKASAKRHGDGYVLNGNKTFITNGPYADTIVFICKLDDGATEAKHRKVLHFVVEKGMPGLTQSKPLRKMGLHSSPTGELFLEDVFCEKDRLLGETEDVPGRQGAKATFTMERTGVAAMALGIVEECLKLCLDYAKTRLSFGKPIGEFQLIQLKLAKMEVVRMNLQNIVFRQIEMSVQGKQMEFAEASAVKLYSAQAAMEVALEAVQLFGGNGYMAEYRVEQLCRDAKVLQIYAGTDEIQVSQIARSLLAS; this is translated from the coding sequence ATGATCGAGTGGAACGAGAGCCACGTGATGATCCGCGACATGATCCGGCGGTTCATCGAGGCCGAGATCGTCCCGCACCTGGAGGAGCTCGAGCACGGCGACCTCCCGCCGTACGACATCCTGCGCAAGATGATGAAGACGTTCGGTCTCGACGAGGCGGCGCGCATGCGCTTCCAGTCGCAGATCGCGGCCGAGAAGGCGGGCAAGAAGAAGGAGCGGCGGGCCGACGCCGACGGCGGCCACGACCCCGCCATGCAGGTCATCCCGGTCATCGAGCTCTGCCGCTACTGCCCGGGCATGGTGACGGCGCTCGGCGTCTCGGTGGGCCTCGCGGCGCAGTCGGTCCTCTCCAAGGGCACGATCCGGCAGAAGGAGCGCTGGGCGCTCGATCTGCTCACGCTCGACAAGGTCGGCGCGTGGGCGATCACCGAGCCCGGGTCGGGCTCGGACGCCTTCGGCGGCATGAAGGCGAGCGCCAAGCGGCACGGCGACGGCTACGTGCTGAACGGCAACAAGACGTTCATCACGAACGGGCCGTACGCCGACACGATCGTGTTCATCTGCAAGCTCGACGACGGCGCGACCGAGGCGAAGCATCGCAAGGTGCTGCACTTCGTCGTCGAGAAGGGTATGCCGGGGCTCACGCAGTCGAAGCCGCTGCGCAAGATGGGCCTCCACTCCTCGCCGACCGGGGAGCTCTTCCTGGAGGACGTGTTCTGCGAGAAGGATCGCCTGCTCGGCGAGACCGAGGACGTGCCGGGCCGGCAGGGCGCCAAGGCGACGTTCACGATGGAGCGCACCGGTGTCGCCGCGATGGCGCTCGGGATCGTCGAGGAGTGCCTGAAGCTCTGCCTCGACTACGCCAAGACGCGCCTCTCGTTCGGCAAGCCGATCGGCGAGTTCCAGCTGATCCAGCTGAAGCTCGCCAAGATGGAGGTCGTCCGCATGAACCTCCAGAACATCGTGTTCCGCCAGATCGAGATGTCGGTGCAGGGCAAGCAGATGGAGTTCGCCGAGGCGTCGGCGGTGAAGCTCTACTCGGCGCAGGCGGCGATGGAGGTGGCGCTCGAAGCGGTGCAGCTCTTCGGCGGCAACGGCTACATGGCCGAGTACCGCGTCGAGCAGCTCTGCCGCGACGCCAAGGTCCTGCAGATCTACGCCGGCACCGACGAGATCCAGGTGTCGCAGATCGCGCGGAGCCTGCTCGCGTCGTAG
- a CDS encoding alpha/beta fold hydrolase: MPYRGVIFDLGGVVCGSPLHAIAAYEQARGIPAGFVNHVVVTTAPRGAWSRLERGELDLAGFFPAFEADCTAAGQQVDARAMMLMVAEAATPRPAMLEAIRRLRAKGFRVAALTNNWRTEGDDTSQLRPHFDVVVESAVEGLRKPDPRIYHLACERLGVAPEEAVFLDDIGLNLKSAKAIGMTTIKVADPDDALAELEEILGFELRSAGGPVQRVTYRTPDGIVLVGEAHGDPTAPPVVMLHGGGQTRYAWGGTAAALAAAGRHVVNIDLRGHGDSGWAPDADYSLDAFVRDLVLVARELNHPPAVVGASLGGLTALLTAGEIAPDLVSALVLVDIAPRMDPVGVDRIISFMTGNPDGFTSLEEAADAVASYLTHRPRPRDLRGLQKNLRLGADGRWRWHWDPKFITGDRRPGATRDPERLERAAKTLGIPVLLVRGRLSDIVSEEGARAFLGIVPHAEFVDVSDAGHMVAGDKNDVFTEAVVRFLVREPAPTAA, from the coding sequence ATGCCCTACCGTGGCGTCATCTTCGATCTGGGCGGGGTCGTGTGCGGGTCACCGCTCCACGCCATCGCCGCCTACGAGCAGGCGCGGGGGATCCCGGCCGGGTTCGTGAACCACGTCGTCGTCACGACCGCGCCCCGCGGCGCGTGGTCGCGCCTCGAGCGCGGCGAGCTCGACCTGGCGGGCTTCTTCCCCGCCTTCGAGGCGGACTGCACCGCGGCGGGCCAGCAGGTCGACGCGCGCGCCATGATGCTGATGGTGGCGGAGGCCGCGACACCGCGCCCGGCGATGCTGGAGGCGATCCGCCGGCTGCGCGCCAAGGGCTTTCGCGTCGCCGCGCTCACCAACAACTGGCGCACCGAAGGCGACGACACCTCGCAGCTGCGCCCGCACTTCGACGTCGTGGTCGAGTCCGCCGTGGAAGGGCTCCGCAAGCCCGATCCGCGCATCTACCACCTCGCCTGCGAGCGGCTCGGCGTCGCGCCCGAAGAGGCCGTCTTCCTCGACGACATCGGCCTCAACCTGAAATCGGCGAAAGCGATCGGCATGACGACGATCAAGGTCGCCGATCCCGACGACGCGCTCGCCGAGCTGGAGGAGATCCTCGGCTTCGAGCTGCGCAGCGCCGGCGGCCCCGTGCAGCGCGTGACGTATCGCACGCCCGACGGGATCGTGCTGGTCGGCGAGGCGCACGGCGATCCGACCGCGCCGCCGGTGGTGATGCTCCACGGCGGCGGGCAGACGCGGTACGCCTGGGGCGGGACGGCGGCGGCGCTCGCGGCGGCGGGCCGCCACGTCGTCAACATCGATCTGCGGGGGCATGGCGACAGCGGGTGGGCGCCGGACGCCGACTATTCGCTCGACGCCTTCGTGCGCGACCTGGTCCTCGTCGCGCGCGAGCTGAACCATCCGCCCGCGGTCGTGGGCGCGTCGCTGGGCGGGCTCACGGCGCTCCTCACGGCGGGGGAGATCGCACCGGACCTCGTCTCGGCGCTCGTGCTGGTCGACATTGCGCCGCGCATGGATCCGGTCGGCGTCGACCGCATCATCAGCTTCATGACCGGGAACCCCGATGGGTTCACATCGCTCGAGGAGGCGGCCGACGCGGTCGCGAGCTACCTCACGCACCGCCCGCGGCCGCGCGATCTGCGCGGTCTCCAGAAGAACCTCCGGCTCGGTGCGGACGGACGCTGGCGCTGGCACTGGGATCCCAAGTTCATCACCGGCGATCGGCGTCCCGGCGCCACGCGCGACCCCGAGCGGCTCGAGCGCGCCGCCAAGACGCTCGGCATCCCCGTGCTGCTCGTACGCGGACGCCTGAGCGACATCGTGAGCGAGGAGGGCGCACGCGCCTTCCTCGGGATCGTGCCGCACGCCGAGTTCGTCGACGTGTCGGACGCCGGGCACATGGTCGCCGGCGACAAGAACGACGTCTTCACCGAGGCGGTGGTGCGGTTCCTGGTGCGGGAGCCGGCTCCGACCGCGGCGTGA